From Candidatus Neomarinimicrobiota bacterium, a single genomic window includes:
- a CDS encoding 4-hydroxy-tetrahydrodipicolinate synthase: MAENKRLYGSIVALVTPFDQSGELDLSALDKLIEFHMNNGTSAILLAGTTGEGPNITDDELKTILLRARSRVGEEFTLIAGSGTNSTSTTLKRTIIAQESGADFALIVGPYYNKPTQEGFYQHFKAISEGVDIPIIIYNVPGRTGSNIMPETVARLAEETGIVGIKEASGDLEQIKEILSIMPSGKVVLSGDDALTLPIIAMGGTGVISVVANEAPRETADMVQFAANGEIEEAGRLHDKLSPLMEVNFIESNPIPVKYALAKMGLISEVYRLPMVQLEEKNKKKIDEILLSTGIVNEND; this comes from the coding sequence ATGGCAGAGAATAAGAGATTATACGGGTCTATCGTCGCTCTGGTCACTCCATTTGATCAAAGCGGAGAATTAGATCTATCCGCCCTGGATAAGCTGATCGAGTTCCACATGAACAACGGAACTTCGGCGATACTGTTAGCAGGTACGACCGGAGAAGGACCGAATATCACCGATGACGAATTGAAGACAATTCTTTTAAGAGCGCGTTCGAGGGTTGGGGAAGAGTTTACGCTGATAGCGGGCAGTGGTACTAACTCGACATCCACGACTTTGAAGAGGACGATTATCGCTCAGGAGAGCGGCGCAGATTTTGCCCTGATAGTCGGTCCATATTACAATAAACCGACTCAGGAGGGATTTTATCAGCACTTTAAGGCAATCAGCGAGGGTGTGGACATACCTATTATCATTTATAATGTGCCGGGCAGGACCGGGTCTAACATTATGCCTGAAACGGTTGCGCGGCTCGCTGAAGAGACGGGTATAGTCGGGATCAAGGAAGCGTCCGGCGATCTTGAACAGATAAAGGAAATTTTGAGTATTATGCCTTCGGGAAAGGTAGTATTATCCGGCGACGATGCGCTCACTCTCCCCATTATCGCTATGGGTGGAACGGGTGTTATCTCGGTGGTGGCAAACGAAGCTCCGCGCGAGACTGCTGATATGGTTCAGTTCGCGGCCAATGGCGAGATAGAAGAGGCTGGACGATTACATGATAAACTCAGCCCGTTGATGGAAGTCAATTTCATTGAATCCAATCCGATACCCGTAAAATATGCCCTTGCTAAAATGGGTTTGATATCTGAGGTTTACAGGCTTCCGATGGTGCAATTGGAAGAAAAAAACAAGAAGAAGATTGATGAAATTCTGCTTTCCACCGGGATCGTAAACGAGAATGACTGA
- a CDS encoding 2,3,4,5-tetrahydropyridine-2,6-dicarboxylate N-succinyltransferase: MTEIREKIENLAGLEPEEFPPDALDIFIEFRDLLGKGAIRSAEKIDGSWKVNIWVKQGILLGFRLGKLVDYSESKSFRYFDKETYPLKNISIEDDIRIVPGGTSIRAGAYIAASVVIMPPAYVNVGAYVDSETMIDSHALVGSCAQVGKNVHISAGTQIGGVLEPVRSLPVIIEDNVILGGNTGVYEGTIVLSGAVLAAGTILTSSTKIYDLINETLIEPNEDGVIELPENAVVVPGARKKEGAFAQKHDLSIYSPVIIKYRDQKTESGISLEEILR, encoded by the coding sequence ATGACTGAAATTCGGGAAAAGATCGAGAATCTCGCCGGGTTGGAACCGGAGGAATTTCCTCCGGATGCATTGGATATATTCATCGAGTTCCGGGATTTACTTGGAAAGGGAGCTATCCGTTCTGCGGAAAAGATAGACGGTAGCTGGAAGGTAAATATCTGGGTGAAGCAGGGGATTTTACTCGGATTTCGGCTCGGCAAGCTTGTCGATTATTCCGAAAGCAAGAGTTTCAGGTATTTTGATAAAGAGACTTACCCGCTAAAAAATATATCTATCGAGGATGATATTCGAATTGTTCCGGGAGGCACTTCTATCAGGGCGGGCGCATATATTGCCGCTTCTGTCGTGATTATGCCTCCTGCTTATGTTAACGTGGGCGCATATGTTGACAGCGAAACAATGATCGATTCTCACGCTCTTGTCGGGTCGTGCGCACAGGTAGGGAAAAACGTGCATATAAGCGCCGGAACTCAGATCGGGGGCGTGTTGGAGCCTGTCAGGTCTCTCCCGGTTATAATAGAAGATAACGTAATTCTCGGCGGCAACACAGGGGTGTATGAGGGAACGATAGTTCTCTCCGGCGCGGTTCTCGCCGCAGGTACGATCCTTACATCATCGACGAAAATATACGACCTGATAAATGAAACTCTGATTGAACCGAATGAGGATGGAGTTATTGAACTTCCCGAGAACGCTGTCGTCGTTCCGGGCGCGCGTAAAAAAGAAGGAGCATTCGCCCAAAAACACGATCTCTCGATATACTCTCCGGTGATAATCAAGTATCGAGATCAAAAAACAGAAAGCGGTATAAGCTTAGAAGAAATTCTGAGATGA
- a CDS encoding DUF1343 domain-containing protein — protein MKNVHKLLILLLLFLLSCTASKVVDDNSGIGAKAYPYTVKTGLDLIESEDFKSLAGKRVGVITNHTGITKEGRHIINLLGEAENVDLVGIFGPEHGVHGVAPSGKSVDSRTDPATGVPVYSLYEDSNRPTGKMIAKIDVLLFDMQDVGARFYTYIYTMALAMEAAALNGKDFIVLDRPNPITGSKIEGPLLQPGFESFIGMYPIPIRHGMTVGELALLFKGEGWIEGADSLDLEVIKMEGWKRKLWFDQTDVPWVGPSPSMPALATATVYPGTCLIEGTNVSEGRGSATPFELIGAPWVDGTVLADRLNKLGLDGVVFEAVEFTPVAILPSVPYPKHKDKLCGGVKVRVVNRERFEPVKTGVSIIWFLKNLYPEEFEWTGTINRLYGSDKLKTGIENGLALDELLREESAEMDAFSKIRSKYLLYE, from the coding sequence ATGAAGAATGTTCATAAGTTATTGATATTACTGCTATTATTCCTATTATCCTGCACCGCTTCAAAGGTTGTGGACGATAACTCCGGAATCGGCGCAAAGGCTTACCCCTACACTGTTAAAACAGGGCTCGATCTGATTGAATCAGAAGATTTCAAATCTTTAGCGGGTAAACGCGTCGGAGTGATTACCAATCATACAGGGATCACAAAAGAGGGGAGACATATAATAAACCTGCTTGGTGAGGCTGAGAACGTCGATCTGGTTGGCATATTCGGTCCTGAGCACGGAGTACACGGTGTGGCACCGAGTGGAAAATCGGTCGATTCGCGAACCGACCCCGCTACGGGAGTTCCGGTTTACAGCCTCTATGAAGATTCCAATCGTCCGACCGGGAAAATGATCGCAAAGATAGACGTTCTTCTGTTCGATATGCAGGACGTGGGCGCACGGTTTTATACGTATATATATACTATGGCTCTGGCTATGGAAGCAGCGGCGTTGAACGGTAAGGATTTTATCGTCCTTGACCGTCCGAATCCTATTACGGGTTCAAAGATAGAAGGACCTTTGCTTCAACCGGGATTCGAGAGTTTTATCGGGATGTACCCTATACCGATACGTCACGGAATGACTGTCGGAGAGCTCGCTCTCTTATTCAAAGGGGAGGGGTGGATAGAGGGGGCGGACTCGCTCGATCTTGAAGTGATAAAAATGGAGGGTTGGAAGAGAAAGCTCTGGTTCGACCAGACTGACGTACCGTGGGTCGGACCCTCACCGTCTATGCCGGCTCTCGCTACCGCAACTGTTTATCCGGGTACGTGTCTCATAGAGGGGACGAACGTCTCCGAAGGAAGGGGCAGTGCCACTCCCTTTGAACTGATCGGTGCTCCGTGGGTCGATGGAACGGTTCTCGCTGACCGGTTAAATAAATTGGGGTTGGATGGTGTGGTGTTCGAGGCAGTCGAATTTACGCCGGTCGCAATCCTACCCTCCGTACCTTATCCGAAACACAAGGATAAACTTTGCGGAGGCGTTAAGGTAAGAGTCGTTAATAGGGAGCGTTTTGAACCGGTAAAAACCGGCGTCAGCATTATCTGGTTTCTTAAGAATCTTTATCCGGAGGAATTTGAGTGGACCGGGACGATTAACAGGCTGTACGGATCGGACAAACTCAAAACCGGAATTGAAAACGGGCTCGCACTCGATGAACTGTTAAGAGAAGAGAGTGCTGAAATGGACGCATTTTCAAAAATCAGGTCAAAATACCTGTTGTATGAGTAA
- a CDS encoding PD40 domain-containing protein: MSNKGGMKRKRIFNGRSFQHLVFTIVFLLVGEVYAQKVLIKGAGIGLIDAEISPDGRYVALTSVGFDGVWTVRADGYSLRQFSNVKGAGQIKRWSPDSKWLLFKENAGEGGLIREELKIGEVYTGNISSINIPMRMFDDVRWFDSDKLYIRSGGKANYVRSGLIVDLKYRAAPQIAYTETNKMFVESYTGNSPDNINPVLGSEYRDAVLSEDGKMIAFMVIGGNLQVYELENFQLHDLGRGERPRWSPDGERLVYQITSLIGENVKSSDIYLIKFDGSGKTQMTNSVNVHEMRASFFPDGKKIIFDTDKLGEIRTMRVPRN, from the coding sequence ATGAGTAACAAGGGCGGTATGAAACGAAAAAGAATATTTAACGGCAGGTCTTTTCAGCACCTGGTTTTCACAATAGTTTTTCTCCTCGTGGGTGAGGTTTATGCCCAAAAAGTTCTCATTAAGGGCGCTGGTATAGGTCTGATTGACGCTGAAATTTCTCCGGACGGACGGTACGTCGCCCTGACGTCCGTGGGGTTTGACGGCGTATGGACGGTGAGAGCGGACGGTTATAGTCTGAGGCAATTCTCGAACGTCAAAGGTGCGGGACAGATAAAACGGTGGTCTCCCGATTCGAAGTGGCTCTTGTTCAAGGAAAACGCCGGAGAGGGCGGTTTGATAAGAGAGGAGTTGAAAATCGGCGAGGTATATACGGGGAATATATCCAGCATTAATATCCCCATGCGAATGTTCGACGATGTTCGCTGGTTTGACAGCGATAAGCTCTATATCCGTAGTGGTGGGAAAGCGAATTATGTGCGAAGCGGCTTAATTGTGGATTTGAAATACAGAGCAGCGCCGCAGATCGCATATACGGAAACGAATAAGATGTTCGTGGAATCGTACACCGGGAATTCGCCGGACAATATTAACCCTGTACTCGGGTCTGAATATCGGGATGCGGTACTTTCCGAGGACGGAAAGATGATCGCCTTTATGGTGATTGGCGGTAATTTGCAGGTTTATGAGCTGGAAAATTTTCAACTACATGATCTCGGAAGGGGCGAGAGACCGCGATGGTCACCGGATGGAGAAAGACTCGTCTATCAGATTACCAGTCTGATCGGCGAAAATGTGAAATCGTCGGATATTTACCTGATAAAATTCGATGGATCGGGTAAGACACAGATGACGAACAGCGTAAACGTACACGAGATGAGGGCTTCTTTTTTCCCGGACGGAAAGAAGATAATATTTGACACGGATAAATTGGGGGAGATCAGGACAATGAGAGTACCGCGTAATTGA